The DNA region GCACTGGTGGTTGAAATCAACTACGCTATAGAAAATCGCCAGATCAACTGCGACCTGTTACTCGTGATTGCCGAGCACTCGATCTCGGGTCTGGTGGAAAAACTCAATTACCTTCTGGATTGAAGTCGAATCGACAATGGCCAAGCGTGCGAACCCTCCCGAGAACATGAAAGATATCCACTGGCACATGGATATATTACACAACATTGATGTGGGTTTAATTGTGCTGAACGAGCGCTATGAAATTGAGATGTGGAACAATTTCATGCAAAACCACAGTGGCAAACCGCCCGAGTCGGTACTGGGAGCCAACCTGTTTAGCGTTTTTCCCGAATTATCGGAAGAATGGTTCTGCCATAAAGCACAAACGGTTTTTGTATTACACAATGCAACTTTTACAACCTGGGAGCAGCGCCCCTACCTGTTCCGTTTCCCCCATTACCGCCCCATTACCGGCACAGCCGACTACATGTACCAGAACAGCACCATCTTTCCCCTGGTTAATACCAAGGGTGAGGTTGACCATATCTGTGTCATTATCTATGACGTTACCGATACTGCTGTCAATAAAATTGCCCAGCAACACGCCAATAAGCAGCTGCAAAACCTGAGTCGCACGGATCATTTAACGAGCCTGTTTAATCGCGGTTACTGGGAGCTGCGCCTGATCCAGGAGTTCAAGCGCTACGATCGCTATGAAAGCCCATCCAGTCTGATTATGTTGGATATTGATCACTTTAAAAAAATCAACGACAACTACGGTCACACGGTCGGGGATGAAGCCATACGTTGTGTCAGTCGGGTCATTAAGGAACAGGTGCGCGACCTGGATATTGCAGGGCGCTATGGTGGTGAGGAATTTGGCATTATTCTCACCAGCACCAATGGTGATGGTGCCTGTGTTATTGCTGAGCGCTTACGCAGCATCATCGAAAAGCAAACGGTGTATGCCGAAGGTCATGAAATCCACTTTACTATTAGCCTTGGTGTAGCCGAGCTGAATGACCATATGCATGATCATCGCCAATGGATTGAAAAAGCAGACCATGCACTGTACAAGTCCAAAGAATCAGGTCGCAATCGTTGCACGCTGTCAGCAGATTAACCCCAACAAATGCCAAACAAAAAGCCCGCTGACAAGGCGGGCTTTGGGGTGGGAGATTAACAGGGTAAACCACAGCGGAGGATTGCAGGTTATTCGTTTGAAGAGTCAGCAACCGCCGCTTCTGCCTTGATGTGTTTATAAGCATAAAAGCCAACATAGGTAATCATGGCAAAGGTTAACGCCACAATCACAAGGCTCAACAATACAACACTGTCCAAATACATAGGGCACCTCCACTATTGACTGACGATTTCAGTCTATCAACCCGATGGTGCCGGTTCTTGATGGAGATCAAATCAACGTGTCAAAGCGTCCATCACCGGTTTCAAATCCCGCTCCCACACCTGGGCATCAACGGCACCGATGTGCTTGTAACGAATAATTCCCTGCTGATCGACAATATAGGTTTCGGGTGCACCAAATACCCCCAGGTTCAACCCCAGGCGACCGTCTTCATCCATTGCACTCATAACATAGGGGTTATGCAGATCGCGCAGCCATTTTTGGGCTGCAGTACTATCATCCTTGTAATTAATTCCAAAAATAGCGACCCCCTGGGTGCGAAGGCTATTGAGGAATTCATGTTCCTCACGGCAGGTAACACACCAGGTTGCCCATACATTTATCAGGCTGATTTTCCCTTTAAAAACCGACTCATCCATTTCTTTAATCCCGGCAGGATTTTCATCAGCCGGTAATATGGGTAACTTGAATGCTGGCACTGGCTTGTTCAGCAAAGCCGAGGGCATGGCATTAGGGTCAAGGGAGAGTCCGCGCCAGAAAAATAGTGCCAACACAATGAATACCAATAGCGGGGCAAACAGCATCAGGCGTTGTTTATTCATTGGCCAGAACCCCTGTTCCAGCACCTACAGGCACAGCAACCTTTTTCGTTAGCTTGCGATAGCGCTTATCCGCAACAGCCAGCAGTGACCCCAGGGCCATAAAAATGGCCCCCAACCAAATCCAGCGCACAAAGGGTTTGAAATGAACACGCATCGCCCAGGCATTATCGGTCAGGGGTTCCCCCATAGCGATATACAGGTCGCGGAATAACCCCGGGTCCAGGGCAACTTCTGTCATAACACTGTTGGTCGCCAGGTAGCGACGTTTTTGTGGTTTCATTTGCTTAAGGAACTTACCCTTGTGATACACCGCAATACGCGCCTCATCCGCGACGTAATTAGGGCCATTCACCTT from Cellvibrio japonicus Ueda107 includes:
- a CDS encoding GGDEF domain-containing protein, translated to MAKRANPPENMKDIHWHMDILHNIDVGLIVLNERYEIEMWNNFMQNHSGKPPESVLGANLFSVFPELSEEWFCHKAQTVFVLHNATFTTWEQRPYLFRFPHYRPITGTADYMYQNSTIFPLVNTKGEVDHICVIIYDVTDTAVNKIAQQHANKQLQNLSRTDHLTSLFNRGYWELRLIQEFKRYDRYESPSSLIMLDIDHFKKINDNYGHTVGDEAIRCVSRVIKEQVRDLDIAGRYGGEEFGIILTSTNGDGACVIAERLRSIIEKQTVYAEGHEIHFTISLGVAELNDHMHDHRQWIEKADHALYKSKESGRNRCTLSAD
- a CDS encoding DsbE family thiol:disulfide interchange protein, with translation MNKQRLMLFAPLLVFIVLALFFWRGLSLDPNAMPSALLNKPVPAFKLPILPADENPAGIKEMDESVFKGKISLINVWATWCVTCREEHEFLNSLRTQGVAIFGINYKDDSTAAQKWLRDLHNPYVMSAMDEDGRLGLNLGVFGAPETYIVDQQGIIRYKHIGAVDAQVWERDLKPVMDALTR